One Rhodoferax ferrireducens T118 DNA segment encodes these proteins:
- a CDS encoding AraC family transcriptional regulator — protein MRNPSPTIPMSFVQNLLMGATRMLAPEAIDELLRQAGIAPTLLPQRGARATREQFVRLYQITALSIGDEMLGLWSRPIRAGTLKYLGLSLLDAPSVWVAMYRFTRFWNLLLDDYALQLSRQNQCVTIALKPLGALTTPTIFGHELMVKLIHGVASWLVGRELPIETLGFGFARPAHFAEYAQLFPGPVSFDQSCTSVSFAEQVLRQPFHRTKIELVKFVKRAPDDWLFVTFDHGPTSTRVREYLLAHSGADQSLDAVAAALFMSGRSLSRGLALEGGTFQRIKDEMRRDLAIERLVTTRESIDRIAALAGFDNTPAFHRAFRAWTGSTPGAYRRPAVIPSA, from the coding sequence ATGCGCAATCCGAGCCCCACCATCCCGATGTCATTTGTTCAGAATCTGCTGATGGGCGCCACGCGGATGCTGGCGCCTGAAGCGATTGATGAGCTGCTTCGTCAGGCCGGTATTGCGCCCACGCTCCTCCCGCAGCGCGGCGCCCGCGCGACGCGTGAACAGTTCGTGCGGCTTTACCAGATCACTGCTTTGAGCATTGGCGACGAGATGCTCGGCCTTTGGTCGCGGCCGATCCGCGCCGGCACACTCAAGTACCTGGGCCTGAGCCTGCTCGATGCGCCCTCGGTATGGGTTGCCATGTACCGGTTCACGCGGTTCTGGAACCTGCTGCTCGACGACTACGCGCTGCAACTGTCACGCCAGAACCAGTGTGTGACCATTGCGCTCAAGCCGCTGGGCGCACTGACCACACCAACGATCTTTGGGCATGAGCTGATGGTCAAACTCATCCACGGCGTTGCCTCTTGGCTGGTGGGGCGCGAGTTGCCGATTGAGACGCTTGGTTTCGGCTTTGCACGTCCCGCGCACTTTGCCGAGTACGCCCAACTATTTCCGGGTCCGGTGAGCTTTGATCAAAGCTGCACATCGGTCAGCTTTGCCGAGCAGGTGTTGCGGCAACCCTTTCATCGCACCAAAATCGAGTTGGTCAAGTTCGTCAAACGTGCGCCCGATGATTGGCTATTTGTGACTTTCGATCACGGCCCGACCAGTACCCGCGTGCGGGAATACCTCCTGGCCCATTCCGGTGCCGATCAGTCATTGGATGCGGTGGCCGCAGCACTCTTCATGTCGGGTCGCTCCCTGTCCAGAGGGCTCGCCCTTGAGGGGGGCACATTTCAGAGAATCAAAGATGAGATGCGTCGTGACCTGGCGATTGAACGCCTGGTCACGACGCGCGAATCCATTGACCGGATTGCCGCGCTGGCCGGCTTCGACAACACACCCGCGTTCCATCGTGCCTTCAGGGCCTGGACCGGCAGCACGCCTGGGGCCTACCGGCGACCAGCGGTGATTCCTTCTGCGTGA
- a CDS encoding GNAT family N-acetyltransferase translates to MQALFQLTNISTPADYEIFKGLLLEYAARDLDDPKNSTIWKDIEQLPGRYAAPVGAVVLATVGGELAGCGAYTATAHSGIAEIKRVYVRDGFRRQGLARALTQALISRARQAGYATAAICTWSHNTQALALYQQLGFTPISSFREPSKAHLVFLGLPLGQSGPDTNTLLA, encoded by the coding sequence ATGCAGGCACTGTTCCAGCTGACAAATATTTCGACCCCGGCAGACTATGAGATTTTCAAAGGCCTGCTGCTGGAGTACGCTGCGCGCGACCTCGACGACCCCAAAAACAGCACCATCTGGAAAGACATCGAGCAGTTGCCGGGACGCTACGCAGCGCCCGTTGGCGCCGTGGTGCTGGCAACCGTCGGCGGTGAACTGGCGGGTTGCGGCGCGTATACGGCCACGGCGCACAGCGGCATTGCAGAAATCAAACGCGTTTATGTCCGGGACGGCTTTCGTCGTCAGGGACTGGCGCGCGCACTGACCCAGGCGCTCATCAGCCGCGCCAGGCAAGCGGGCTACGCGACAGCGGCCATCTGCACCTGGTCGCACAACACGCAGGCCCTCGCGCTCTACCAACAGCTGGGCTTCACACCCATTTCATCCTTCAGAGAGCCTTCCAAAGCTCACCTTGTTTTTCTCGGTTTGCCGCTCGGCCAATCCGGCCCAGACACAAACACTCTTCTTGCATGA
- a CDS encoding malonyl-CoA decarboxylase: MNTSDWITRSVSKLLPTAGSMQKVTLAPVEYSQSAIYMGADNNVSTAETRPTPTAAAVNQPSTSTSTSERSTSRSLRERLAGTLRHKDEALSPRLLRRTLTELQTVVDSQVSEVEGGRRASQFALWYATASPAQRRDCWLLMSEQFAPDPDIVETARGHYEAAQNTPDAGQAEISLRRALVSPRSRLLQRFAAFPEGMQFLLGLRTELLPHLKAEKRLLALDGELENLFSSWFDVAFLELRRISWDSPASLIEKLIKYEAVHDIRGWNDIKNRLDSDRRCYGFFHPQLPNEPLIFVEVALLDKLPCAISPLLDEAAAPADLAKATTAIFYSISSTQTGLRGMSFGDSLIKRVVETLRAEFPRLRTFATLSPMPGFRSWLGKNVTAMLARLDEKTRAALASAVGAQPLAAADLLAAAEQAQSLDARSPLRHFLMQCAAHYLGHELAQGKPLDPVTRFHLGNGARVERLNWGGDLSAKGFKQSYGMMVNYLYDLKRLDKYRAQFANSKLAVSSEVETLGF; the protein is encoded by the coding sequence ATGAATACCTCCGACTGGATCACCCGCAGCGTATCCAAACTGCTGCCCACCGCAGGTTCAATGCAAAAAGTGACGCTAGCCCCCGTGGAATATAGCCAAAGCGCTATTTATATGGGAGCAGATAATAACGTGTCGACGGCTGAAACGAGGCCGACACCGACCGCCGCGGCCGTGAACCAGCCGTCAACGTCGACCAGCACGAGTGAGCGATCGACTTCCCGCTCCCTGCGCGAACGCCTGGCAGGCACCTTGCGCCACAAGGACGAGGCGCTCTCACCGCGCTTGCTGCGTCGCACACTGACCGAACTGCAGACCGTAGTCGACAGCCAGGTCAGCGAGGTCGAAGGCGGGCGCCGCGCCAGTCAGTTCGCACTTTGGTATGCCACCGCCTCGCCCGCGCAGCGGCGCGACTGCTGGCTGCTGATGAGCGAGCAGTTTGCGCCCGACCCCGACATTGTCGAGACCGCGCGCGGACACTACGAGGCGGCCCAAAACACGCCCGACGCCGGGCAAGCCGAGATCAGCTTGCGCCGGGCGCTGGTGTCGCCGCGCAGCCGCTTGCTGCAACGCTTTGCAGCGTTCCCCGAAGGCATGCAATTTCTGCTTGGCCTGCGCACCGAGTTGCTGCCACACCTGAAAGCCGAAAAGCGCCTGCTGGCCCTGGACGGCGAGCTGGAAAACCTTTTTTCCAGCTGGTTTGACGTGGCGTTTCTGGAGTTACGCCGCATCAGTTGGGATTCGCCCGCGTCGCTGATCGAAAAGCTCATCAAATACGAAGCGGTGCATGACATTCGCGGCTGGAACGACATCAAGAACCGGCTTGATTCGGACCGCCGCTGCTACGGTTTTTTCCATCCTCAGTTGCCCAATGAACCACTGATCTTTGTCGAGGTGGCCCTGCTCGACAAACTGCCTTGCGCCATCTCGCCACTGCTGGACGAAGCGGCGGCACCGGCCGACCTGGCCAAAGCCACAACCGCCATCTTTTACTCCATCAGCAGCACCCAGACCGGTCTGCGCGGCATGAGTTTTGGCGACTCGCTGATCAAGCGCGTGGTGGAGACCCTCAGGGCCGAGTTTCCCCGCCTGCGCACTTTTGCCACCCTCTCGCCGATGCCGGGTTTTCGCAGTTGGCTGGGCAAGAACGTCACCGCCATGCTGGCTCGGCTCGATGAAAAGACCCGAGCCGCGCTTGCCAGTGCCGTGGGCGCGCAGCCCTTGGCGGCAGCGGACCTGCTGGCCGCCGCCGAGCAGGCGCAGTCACTTGACGCCAGATCGCCGCTGCGCCACTTCCTGATGCAATGCGCCGCCCACTACCTGGGCCACGAGCTGGCGCAAGGCAAGCCACTGGATCCGGTGACGCGTTTCCATCTGGGCAATGGCGCACGCGTCGAGCGGCTGAACTGGGGCGGAGATCTCTCGGCCAAAGGCTTCAAACAATCCTACGGCATGATGGTCAATTACCTGTACGACCTGAAGCGGCTGGACAAGTACCGGGCGCAGTTTGCCAACAGCAAACTGGCGGTTTCAAGCGAAGTTGAAACGCTGGGGTTTTGA
- the dapC gene encoding succinyldiaminopimelate transaminase, whose product MNPLLTLLQPYPFERLRQLFSGVTPNPALRPISLGLGEPKHATPAFIQQAMIEAIGRTPSGLASYPATQGEPALREAFAQWLKKRYAIHADPATQMLPVTGSREALFALTQTVVDPGARQLGHEKPLVVCPNPFYQIYEGATLLAGAQPYYVASDPARNFAPDWAVVPASVWARTQLLIVCSPGNPTGAVMPLSEWQMLFELSDRHGFVIGSDECYSEIYFHDDAQGGPPLGGMEAAAQLGRLDFKNLISLTSLSKRSNVPGMRSGFVAGDAAIIKQFLLYRTYHGCAMSPVVQAASTAAWRDEQHVVENRALYRSKFAQVTPLLAEVLDVALPDAGFYLWAKVKGNDTDFARDLFALYNVTVLPGSYLAREAQGGNPGAGRIRMALVAETAECVEAARRIAQFVKSRT is encoded by the coding sequence ATGAATCCACTGCTCACTCTTTTGCAGCCCTACCCGTTTGAGCGGCTGCGGCAACTTTTCTCCGGCGTCACCCCCAATCCAGCCTTGCGGCCGATCAGCCTCGGGCTGGGGGAACCCAAACACGCCACCCCCGCCTTCATTCAACAAGCCATGATCGAGGCTATTGGGCGCACGCCCAGTGGCCTGGCCAGCTACCCGGCCACGCAGGGCGAGCCCGCCCTGCGCGAAGCCTTTGCCCAGTGGCTGAAGAAACGCTATGCCATCCACGCCGACCCGGCCACGCAGATGCTGCCGGTGACCGGCTCGCGCGAAGCCTTGTTCGCCCTGACCCAAACCGTGGTTGACCCCGGCGCTCGCCAGCTTGGGCATGAAAAACCGCTGGTGGTCTGCCCCAATCCGTTTTACCAAATCTACGAAGGCGCCACGCTGCTGGCCGGTGCCCAGCCCTACTACGTCGCCAGCGACCCGGCGCGTAACTTTGCACCCGACTGGGCCGTTGTGCCAGCTAGCGTGTGGGCGCGCACCCAACTGCTGATCGTCTGTTCGCCGGGCAACCCGACCGGCGCGGTGATGCCCTTGTCGGAGTGGCAAATGCTGTTTGAACTGAGCGACCGGCACGGCTTTGTCATTGGCTCCGACGAGTGCTACAGCGAGATTTATTTCCACGACGACGCCCAGGGTGGACCGCCGCTGGGCGGCATGGAAGCCGCGGCGCAACTCGGCCGGCTGGACTTCAAGAACCTGATTTCACTCACCAGCCTGTCCAAACGCAGCAATGTGCCCGGCATGCGCAGCGGTTTTGTGGCCGGTGACGCCGCCATCATCAAGCAGTTTTTGCTCTACCGCACGTACCACGGCTGCGCCATGAGCCCGGTGGTGCAAGCCGCCAGCACGGCGGCCTGGCGCGATGAGCAGCATGTAGTCGAGAACCGGGCGCTGTACCGCAGCAAATTCGCCCAGGTCACCCCCTTGCTGGCCGAGGTGCTGGACGTGGCGCTGCCCGACGCCGGCTTTTATTTATGGGCCAAAGTGAAGGGCAATGACACCGACTTTGCCCGCGACTTGTTCGCTCTTTACAATGTGACGGTTTTACCCGGCTCCTACCTGGCGCGTGAAGCGCAAGGCGGCAACCCCGGTGCCGGGCGTATCCGCATGGCGCTGGTGGCCGAAACCGCCGAATGCGTGGAAGCCGCCCGGCGCATCGCGCAATTTGTCAAATCCAGAACCTGA
- the prmB gene encoding 50S ribosomal protein L3 N(5)-glutamine methyltransferase, with protein MTVLELIEAAAAQLTEAGVAFGHGTDNAFDEAAWLVLWQLGLPLDTPLDTPPADAPDAPQFAANRPVAPVEQEQVATLIRARITSRQPAAYLTQEAWLMGVPFYVDPRAIVPRSLIAELLVNGGIDYWLSDATHAVLDLCCGNGSLAVLAAMAYPDVTVDASDLSKEALAVARINVDKHGLGGRITLIESDGFARLPGRYDLILCNPPYVNLQSMAALPPEFHAEPALALDGNRAGGQDGMDFIRRLLREAPQHMNEDAVLVLEIGNEREHFEAAFPRLEAIWLETSAGEDQVLLLTREALRANQEARQD; from the coding sequence ATGACGGTGCTGGAACTGATCGAAGCAGCTGCCGCCCAGCTCACTGAGGCGGGGGTGGCATTTGGCCACGGCACCGACAACGCCTTTGACGAAGCCGCCTGGCTGGTGCTGTGGCAACTCGGGCTGCCGCTCGATACACCACTCGATACACCGCCAGCAGATGCGCCCGATGCGCCGCAATTTGCAGCAAATCGGCCTGTAGCCCCAGTGGAACAGGAGCAGGTAGCTACTCTTATAAGAGCAAGAATCACATCCCGCCAGCCCGCCGCTTACCTGACGCAGGAAGCCTGGTTGATGGGCGTGCCGTTTTACGTCGACCCGCGCGCCATCGTGCCGCGCTCGCTGATTGCCGAGTTGCTGGTGAACGGCGGCATTGACTACTGGCTCAGCGATGCCACCCACGCCGTGCTGGACCTGTGCTGCGGCAACGGCAGTCTGGCCGTGCTGGCGGCCATGGCTTACCCGGACGTGACGGTGGATGCCTCTGACTTGTCAAAGGAGGCCCTGGCGGTGGCCCGCATCAACGTTGACAAACATGGCCTGGGCGGGCGCATCACCCTGATCGAATCGGATGGCTTTGCTCGCCTGCCGGGCCGCTACGACCTGATTTTGTGCAACCCGCCCTACGTCAACTTGCAGAGCATGGCCGCACTGCCGCCTGAATTTCACGCCGAGCCCGCGCTGGCGCTGGACGGCAACCGCGCCGGCGGCCAGGATGGCATGGACTTCATCCGCAGACTCTTGCGTGAGGCGCCGCAGCACATGAATGAAGACGCCGTGCTGGTGCTGGAAATCGGCAACGAGCGCGAACACTTTGAAGCGGCCTTCCCCAGGCTGGAAGCGATCTGGCTGGAAACCAGCGCCGGTGAAGACCAGGTGCTGCTGCTGACACGGGAGGCCCTGAGGGCCAACCAGGAAGCCCGGCAGGACTAG
- a CDS encoding PilT/PilU family type 4a pilus ATPase: protein MATSAPNATPGTSGTMERILRLMSEKKASDVYLSSNSPALIRINGQCVPINSQMLPPEAPRNLLAEILPPNRLEELEELNELNIGWSLAGVGRFRISAMRQRGSIAAVIRYISVDIPALDTLGVPLILGQLIMEKRGLLLMVGATGAGKSTTMASIIDHRNANATGHILTIEDPMEFLFKNKRSVVNQREVGTDTQSTHIALKNALRQAPDVIMIGEIRDRETMSAAIAYAQTGHLCLATLHANNSYQALNRILSFYPVEVRQTMLGDLSASLKAIVSQRLLRTTAGGRIPAVEIMLNTNLVAEMIEKGDFSGVKDAMEKSMAEGGQTFEQDIARLILEGVVDRKEGLLNSDSPTNLMWRLQNDFNARTQASEPAEDPDDQPSFTEITFDVKHGS from the coding sequence ATGGCAACCAGCGCACCAAACGCAACACCGGGCACCTCCGGCACCATGGAGCGAATTCTTCGCCTGATGAGCGAGAAAAAAGCGTCCGACGTTTATTTGTCCTCCAACTCGCCAGCCCTGATCCGCATCAACGGCCAATGCGTCCCGATCAACAGCCAGATGCTGCCGCCCGAGGCGCCACGCAATTTGCTGGCCGAAATACTGCCACCCAACCGCCTCGAAGAACTCGAAGAGTTGAATGAGCTCAACATCGGTTGGTCGCTGGCGGGCGTCGGCCGCTTTCGCATCAGCGCGATGCGCCAGCGCGGCTCCATCGCGGCGGTGATCCGCTATATCTCGGTCGACATCCCAGCGCTTGATACGCTGGGTGTGCCCCTGATTCTGGGCCAGTTGATCATGGAAAAGCGTGGCCTGCTGCTGATGGTGGGCGCCACCGGTGCCGGTAAAAGCACCACCATGGCCTCCATCATTGACCACCGCAACGCCAACGCCACCGGCCATATCCTGACGATTGAAGACCCGATGGAGTTCTTGTTCAAAAACAAGCGCTCGGTGGTCAACCAGCGTGAGGTTGGCACCGACACCCAGTCGACCCATATCGCCCTGAAGAACGCTTTGCGCCAGGCCCCCGACGTGATCATGATTGGCGAAATCCGCGACCGTGAGACCATGTCGGCGGCCATTGCCTACGCCCAGACCGGTCATTTGTGCCTGGCCACCCTGCACGCCAACAACAGCTACCAGGCGCTCAACCGGATCCTGAGTTTTTACCCGGTCGAAGTGCGCCAGACCATGCTGGGCGATCTGTCCGCCTCGCTCAAGGCGATTGTGTCGCAGCGTCTGCTTCGCACCACAGCCGGCGGACGCATCCCGGCGGTGGAAATCATGCTCAACACCAATCTGGTGGCCGAAATGATTGAAAAAGGCGATTTCTCCGGCGTCAAGGACGCCATGGAAAAGTCGATGGCCGAAGGTGGCCAGACCTTCGAGCAAGACATCGCACGCTTGATCCTGGAAGGCGTGGTGGACCGCAAAGAAGGTCTGCTCAACTCGGATTCACCGACCAATTTGATGTGGCGCCTGCAAAACGACTTCAACGCCCGGACACAAGCGTCCGAGCCCGCCGAAGACCCGGATGATCAACCCTCCTTCACCGAAATCACGTTCGACGTGAAACACGGGTCGTGA
- the dapE gene encoding succinyl-diaminopimelate desuccinylase, producing the protein MPKTLHLAEQLIARPSLTPDDAGCQQIIAERLAPLGFSCETITSGPADFRVTNLWAKRAAAPVKSAQHTTKLVVFAGHTDIVPSGPVQQWRCHPFTPTQFDGKLYGRGAADMKTSLAAFVVAVEEFLTAQPDTALAIGFLLTSDEEGPALDGTVKVCEALQARGERIDYCIVGEPTSLERTGDMIKNGRRGTLSARLTVKGVQGHIAYPHLAKNPIHLVAPALAELVGVEWDRGNAFFPPTSWQISNIHSGTGASNVIPGAVVIDFNFRFSTESTPESLQTRLAAVLERHELDYELAWTLGGTPFLTEPGTLVDAVVDAIKQETGLTTVLSTTGGTSDGRFIARICPQVIEFGPPNASIHKIDEHINVADIEPLTNIYRRVLENLSAGLSA; encoded by the coding sequence ATGCCAAAAACTCTGCACCTGGCCGAACAACTGATCGCCCGCCCCTCGCTCACGCCCGATGATGCCGGCTGCCAGCAAATCATCGCTGAACGACTCGCCCCGCTGGGCTTTAGCTGTGAAACCATCACCAGCGGCCCGGCTGATTTCCGCGTCACCAATTTGTGGGCAAAACGGGCTGCAGCCCCCGTCAAATCTGCGCAACACACTACCAAATTAGTAGTTTTTGCCGGCCACACCGACATCGTGCCCAGCGGCCCGGTGCAGCAATGGCGCTGCCATCCGTTCACACCCACCCAGTTCGATGGCAAGTTGTACGGTCGCGGCGCGGCCGACATGAAAACCTCGCTGGCGGCGTTCGTCGTCGCGGTTGAAGAGTTTTTGACGGCCCAGCCGGACACGGCTTTGGCCATCGGTTTTTTGCTCACCAGCGACGAAGAAGGCCCGGCGCTGGATGGCACGGTCAAAGTCTGTGAAGCGCTGCAGGCGCGCGGCGAACGCATCGATTACTGCATCGTCGGTGAGCCCACCTCCCTGGAGCGCACCGGCGACATGATCAAAAACGGCCGCCGCGGCACGCTCAGCGCCCGCTTGACCGTCAAAGGTGTGCAAGGCCATATCGCCTACCCGCACCTGGCCAAAAACCCGATTCATCTGGTCGCACCCGCGCTGGCCGAGTTGGTGGGCGTCGAATGGGACCGGGGCAACGCGTTCTTCCCGCCCACCTCCTGGCAGATCAGCAACATCCACAGCGGCACCGGCGCCAGCAATGTGATTCCGGGCGCGGTGGTGATTGACTTCAACTTCCGCTTTTCCACCGAGTCCACACCCGAGTCGCTGCAGACCCGGCTGGCTGCGGTGCTGGAGCGCCACGAGCTCGACTACGAGCTGGCGTGGACGCTCGGTGGCACGCCGTTCCTGACCGAGCCCGGCACACTGGTCGACGCGGTGGTGGACGCGATCAAACAAGAGACCGGCCTGACCACCGTTCTCTCCACCACCGGGGGCACCAGCGACGGCCGTTTTATTGCCAGAATTTGCCCCCAGGTCATCGAGTTCGGCCCGCCCAATGCCAGCATCCACAAGATCGACGAACACATCAACGTTGCCGATATCGAGCCTTTGACAAACATCTACCGGCGCGTGCTGGAGAACCTGAGTGCGGGGCTGAGCGCATGA
- the dapD gene encoding 2,3,4,5-tetrahydropyridine-2,6-dicarboxylate N-succinyltransferase → MTQQLQSIIDAAWEDRANLSSAAAPKEVLDAVEHVISDLNAGRLRVATRESVGQWTTHQWIKKAVLLSFRLTDNQVMKAGDLGFYDKVPTKFAHLDEEAMKASGVRVVPPAVARRGSYLAKGVILMPSYVNIGAYVDEGTMVDTWATVGSCAQIGKHVHLSGGVGIGGVLEPMQAGPTIIEDNCFIGARSEVVEGVIVEENSVISMGVYLGQSTPIYDRATDTVSYGRIPSGSVVISGSLPKNEGKYSLYAAIIVKRVDAQTRAKTSLNDLLRD, encoded by the coding sequence ATGACGCAACAACTGCAATCCATCATCGACGCGGCCTGGGAAGACCGTGCCAATCTGTCCAGCGCCGCCGCCCCCAAAGAAGTGCTTGATGCGGTCGAGCACGTCATCTCCGACCTCAACGCCGGGCGCTTGCGCGTCGCCACCCGCGAGAGCGTGGGCCAATGGACCACGCACCAGTGGATCAAAAAAGCCGTGCTGCTGAGCTTTCGTCTCACCGACAACCAGGTCATGAAAGCCGGTGACCTGGGCTTTTATGACAAGGTGCCAACCAAATTTGCCCACCTCGACGAAGAAGCCATGAAGGCCTCGGGCGTGCGTGTGGTGCCACCGGCGGTGGCGCGGCGCGGCAGTTACCTGGCCAAGGGCGTGATCCTGATGCCCTCCTACGTCAACATCGGCGCCTATGTCGATGAAGGCACGATGGTCGACACCTGGGCCACCGTGGGCTCCTGCGCGCAGATCGGCAAGCATGTGCACCTGAGCGGCGGCGTTGGTATTGGCGGCGTGCTGGAGCCAATGCAGGCCGGCCCCACCATCATCGAGGACAACTGCTTCATCGGCGCCCGCTCCGAGGTGGTGGAAGGCGTGATCGTGGAAGAAAACTCGGTCATCTCGATGGGCGTTTACCTCGGGCAAAGCACGCCCATTTATGACCGCGCCACCGACACCGTGAGCTATGGCCGCATCCCCAGCGGCTCGGTTGTCATCAGCGGAAGCCTGCCCAAGAACGAGGGCAAATACAGCCTGTACGCGGCCATCATTGTCAAACGGGTGGATGCACAGACACGGGCCAAAACCAGCTTGAACGACCTGCTGCGCGACTGA
- a CDS encoding ABC-F family ATP-binding cassette domain-containing protein, with the protein MITLKNVTLRRGAKVLLDGASVTLNPGEKVGLVGRNGAGKSSLFALLNGTLPEDGGEYFIPSQWRMGQVAQDMPETEQSATDYVVDGDTTLLAAQQEVTASEATDDYDRMAHAYMALQDAGAHDAPARAQALILGLGFKTTELNNPVNSFSGGWRMRLQLARALMCPSDLLLLDEPTNHLDLDALVWLESWLKKYDGTMIVISHDREFLDAVTDVTLHIDAAKLMRYGGNYSKFEDMRAEQMNLQQNAFAKQQDKIAHLKKFIDRFKAKASKAKQAQSRVKALDRMEKIAPLLSEADFTFEFKEPANLPNPMLSMTGVSFGYPPPDDAPVGTPPTVIVKNVSRSVLAGQRIGILGANGQGKSTVVKTIARELQPLEGEITEGKGLNIGYFAQQELDVLRPLDTPLEHMIRLVKDLTALGKIAGQATREQDLRSYLGTFNFGGDMVKQAVGSMSGGEKARLVLCMIVWQRPNLLLLDEPTNHLDLATREALSMALNEFEGTVMLVSHDRALLRAVCDEFWMVSRGGVEPFDGDLDDYQRYLLDEAKRQREAIKEASSAAAKAERKAQAEAAAKPKVKVASSGAKRQLEQLEARMAVLNGEGAALEGLLSKSPPPSDYAELGNRLKAVNDELQLLEEQWLTLSGQVEAAAVSH; encoded by the coding sequence ATGATCACTCTAAAAAACGTTACCCTGCGCCGCGGCGCCAAAGTGCTGCTTGACGGCGCCTCCGTCACCCTCAATCCAGGCGAAAAGGTCGGCCTGGTGGGCCGCAACGGCGCGGGCAAGTCCTCGCTGTTTGCGCTGCTCAACGGCACGCTGCCGGAAGACGGCGGCGAATACTTCATCCCCAGCCAATGGCGCATGGGCCAGGTCGCGCAGGACATGCCCGAGACCGAGCAAAGCGCCACCGACTATGTGGTCGACGGCGACACCACGCTGCTGGCCGCGCAACAGGAAGTCACCGCATCGGAGGCCACCGACGATTACGACCGCATGGCCCACGCCTACATGGCGCTGCAGGATGCCGGTGCGCACGACGCGCCGGCGCGCGCGCAAGCGCTGATCCTGGGGCTGGGCTTCAAGACCACCGAACTCAACAACCCGGTCAACAGCTTCTCGGGCGGCTGGCGCATGCGGCTGCAGTTGGCGCGTGCGCTGATGTGCCCATCGGATCTGCTGCTGCTCGACGAGCCCACCAACCACCTGGATCTGGACGCCTTGGTGTGGCTGGAGTCGTGGCTCAAAAAATATGACGGCACCATGATCGTCATCAGCCATGACCGCGAGTTTCTGGACGCCGTGACGGATGTCACGCTGCACATCGACGCGGCAAAATTGATGCGCTACGGCGGCAACTACAGCAAGTTCGAGGACATGCGCGCCGAGCAGATGAACCTGCAACAAAACGCGTTTGCCAAGCAGCAGGACAAGATTGCCCACCTGAAGAAGTTCATTGACCGCTTCAAGGCCAAGGCCAGCAAGGCGAAACAGGCGCAAAGCCGGGTCAAGGCGCTGGACCGCATGGAGAAAATTGCACCCCTGTTGAGTGAGGCTGACTTCACCTTTGAATTCAAGGAGCCCGCCAACCTGCCGAACCCGATGCTGTCGATGACGGGGGTCAGTTTTGGCTACCCGCCGCCCGACGATGCGCCAGTTGGCACGCCGCCGACCGTGATCGTCAAGAACGTCAGCCGCTCGGTGCTGGCCGGTCAGCGCATCGGTATCCTGGGTGCCAACGGGCAAGGCAAATCGACGGTGGTGAAAACCATCGCCCGCGAGCTGCAGCCCCTCGAAGGCGAGATCACCGAAGGCAAGGGCCTGAACATCGGCTACTTTGCGCAGCAAGAACTCGACGTGCTGCGCCCGCTAGATACGCCGCTGGAGCACATGATTCGCCTGGTCAAGGACCTGACCGCGCTGGGCAAGATTGCCGGCCAGGCGACACGCGAGCAGGACCTGCGCAGCTACCTGGGCACCTTCAACTTTGGCGGCGACATGGTCAAGCAGGCCGTGGGCAGCATGAGCGGCGGTGAGAAAGCAAGGCTGGTGCTGTGCATGATCGTCTGGCAGCGCCCCAACCTCTTGCTGCTCGATGAGCCGACCAACCACCTGGATCTGGCCACGCGGGAAGCCCTGAGCATGGCGCTCAACGAGTTTGAAGGCACGGTGATGCTGGTCAGCCATGACCGCGCTCTCTTACGCGCCGTCTGCGACGAGTTCTGGATGGTCTCGCGCGGTGGGGTTGAGCCCTTTGACGGTGATCTGGACGACTACCAGCGCTATTTGCTCGACGAAGCCAAACGCCAGCGCGAAGCCATCAAGGAGGCCAGCAGCGCAGCGGCCAAAGCCGAGCGCAAAGCACAGGCAGAAGCAGCGGCCAAGCCCAAGGTCAAGGTGGCGTCCAGCGGCGCCAAACGTCAACTCGAACAGCTCGAAGCCCGTATGGCGGTGCTCAACGGCGAAGGCGCGGCGCTGGAGGGCCTGCTCTCCAAATCGCCGCCGCCATCCGACTATGCCGAGCTGGGCAACCGGCTCAAGGCGGTCAACGACGAACTGCAGCTCCTGGAAGAGCAGTGGTTGACGCTGTCGGGGCAGGTGGAAGCAGCGGCTGTATCTCACTGA